A genomic stretch from Marinobacter fonticola includes:
- a CDS encoding RidA family protein gives MTNKSVIQTDNAPEAIGTYSQAVKAGDTVYLSGQIPLDPETMDVVSGDISVSIRRVFDNLAAVCEASGGKLQDIVKLNIYLTDLGNFATVNEIMATYFQEPYPARAAIGVAALPKGVPVEMDAVMVLS, from the coding sequence ATGACAAACAAATCCGTAATCCAGACCGATAACGCGCCAGAAGCCATTGGTACCTATTCCCAGGCCGTAAAAGCGGGAGATACCGTGTACCTGTCTGGCCAGATTCCCCTGGACCCGGAAACCATGGACGTGGTCAGCGGCGATATCAGCGTCAGCATCCGCCGGGTATTCGATAACCTCGCCGCGGTCTGCGAAGCGTCCGGCGGTAAGCTGCAGGATATCGTCAAACTCAATATCTACCTGACGGACCTGGGCAACTTTGCCACCGTTAACGAGATCATGGCCACCTATTTCCAGGAGCCGTACCCGGCCCGTGCTGCCATTGGTGTAGCGGCCTTGCCCAAGGGCGTGCCCGTGGAAATGGACGCTGTCATGGTGCTGAGTTAG
- a CDS encoding RelA/SpoT family protein, translated as MSSVDTLAEQLSTYLDTPRINQVRRAYYYAEQAHEGQMRRSGEAYITHPLAVAGILADMKLDHQSLMAAMLHDVIEDTGIPKEALSEQFGDPVADLVDGVSKLTQIEFRSRAEAQAENFQKMTLAMARDIRVILVKLADRLHNMRTLGHMSYEKRQRIATETLDIYAPIANRLGMHSLCTELEDLGFSFLYPMRSRYISKAVEKLRGSHREIIDEIRGKLNEKLSERGMPGRIIGREKHLNSIYNKMKFKHKSFHEIMDVYAFRIITDTTDDCYRILGAVHSLYKPLPGRFKDYIAMPKANGYQSLHTTLFGMHVNIEIQIRTEEMEHIANNGIAAHWLYKNDNSSVLEVSQRRVDRWVQGLMEMRERADDSLEFIEHVKVDLFPDEIYVFTPKGKILELPGGATPIDFAYAIHTDIGNACVACRVNRNLGSLSQPLQSGQTVEIITAPGARPNPAWLSFVVTGKARSSIRHFLKYQKKAESLELGKTLLKKSLAGFDYKLSQIDEERRQRVCEHNQVEDFDDLLSDIGLGNRMAYIVARQLVTDPGGGSESQERPDSKGIVNLEAGSHGGSMTIRGTEGLLVRFASCCKPIPGDPVVGVMESGSGMVIHSDTCRKLPDQDADRSALTHLKWAKDITDEFSVELRVELERQRGVIAEVASAVSMADGNIERINVEEQNARLSVVSLVVHVNGRRHLARVMRRVRNVRAVTHIARVRH; from the coding sequence ATCAGTTCTGTCGATACGTTGGCGGAGCAACTGAGTACCTATCTCGATACGCCTCGCATCAATCAGGTGCGGCGGGCGTATTACTATGCCGAACAGGCGCACGAGGGGCAGATGCGGCGCTCGGGCGAGGCGTACATTACCCATCCGCTGGCGGTGGCCGGCATTCTCGCCGATATGAAGCTGGATCATCAGAGCCTGATGGCCGCCATGCTTCATGACGTCATTGAAGATACCGGTATTCCCAAAGAAGCGCTTTCCGAACAGTTCGGCGACCCCGTCGCGGACTTGGTTGACGGTGTCAGTAAACTGACCCAGATTGAGTTCCGCTCTCGCGCTGAAGCCCAGGCAGAAAATTTCCAGAAGATGACGCTGGCTATGGCCCGAGATATCCGGGTCATCCTGGTCAAGTTAGCGGACCGTCTGCACAATATGCGCACTCTGGGGCACATGTCCTACGAGAAGCGTCAGCGTATTGCCACCGAAACCCTGGATATCTACGCGCCGATCGCCAATCGCCTCGGCATGCATAGCTTGTGTACCGAGCTGGAAGACTTGGGCTTTTCGTTCCTCTATCCCATGCGATCGCGTTACATTTCCAAAGCAGTGGAGAAGCTGCGCGGGAGTCACCGGGAGATTATCGATGAAATTCGCGGCAAGCTGAATGAGAAGCTCAGCGAGCGAGGAATGCCCGGCAGAATCATCGGCCGCGAGAAACACCTGAACAGCATCTACAACAAGATGAAGTTCAAGCATAAATCCTTCCATGAAATCATGGATGTGTACGCCTTCCGCATCATCACCGACACCACCGACGACTGTTACCGTATTCTCGGCGCCGTGCATAGCCTCTACAAACCGTTGCCCGGGCGTTTCAAAGATTACATCGCCATGCCCAAAGCCAATGGCTATCAGTCGCTGCATACCACACTGTTCGGCATGCACGTGAATATCGAGATTCAGATCCGCACCGAGGAAATGGAGCACATTGCCAACAACGGCATCGCGGCCCATTGGCTGTATAAGAACGACAATTCATCGGTACTTGAGGTCAGTCAGCGCCGCGTGGACCGGTGGGTCCAGGGGCTAATGGAGATGCGGGAAAGGGCTGACGATTCCCTGGAATTCATCGAGCACGTCAAGGTTGATCTATTTCCGGACGAGATCTATGTGTTCACGCCCAAGGGCAAGATCCTCGAGTTGCCCGGTGGCGCTACGCCTATCGATTTCGCCTACGCCATTCATACCGATATCGGTAACGCGTGCGTGGCCTGCCGGGTCAATCGCAATCTCGGGTCGTTGAGTCAACCGCTGCAAAGTGGCCAGACCGTGGAAATTATCACCGCCCCCGGCGCGCGGCCCAATCCCGCCTGGCTCAGCTTTGTGGTGACGGGGAAGGCGCGCAGTAGCATTCGCCATTTCCTCAAGTATCAGAAAAAGGCCGAATCTCTGGAACTTGGCAAAACGCTGCTCAAAAAATCGCTGGCTGGCTTCGATTACAAGCTGTCCCAAATTGACGAAGAGCGGCGTCAAAGGGTTTGTGAGCACAACCAGGTGGAGGACTTTGACGACCTGCTCAGCGATATCGGCCTGGGTAATCGCATGGCCTATATCGTGGCGCGGCAGTTGGTGACGGATCCCGGCGGTGGTAGCGAGAGTCAAGAGCGGCCTGATAGCAAGGGTATTGTCAACCTCGAGGCGGGCAGCCACGGCGGGTCCATGACGATTCGTGGTACAGAAGGCCTGCTGGTGCGCTTTGCCAGTTGCTGCAAGCCAATTCCGGGCGACCCGGTGGTGGGCGTAATGGAGTCCGGCAGCGGCATGGTCATCCATAGCGATACCTGCCGTAAGTTGCCGGATCAGGATGCCGACCGCTCAGCCTTGACTCACCTGAAATGGGCCAAGGATATTACCGACGAGTTTTCAGTGGAGTTGCGCGTCGAGCTCGAACGCCAGCGCGGTGTGATTGCCGAAGTGGCCAGCGCTGTGTCGATGGCGGATGGTAATATCGAGCGTATCAACGTGGAAGAACAGAATGCCCGTCTGAGCGTGGTGAGTCTGGTTGTTCACGTCAACGGCCGACGGCATCTGGCTCGGGTGATGCGCCGGGTCCGTAATGTACGGGCGGTGACCCATATTGCCCGGGTGAGGCACTAA
- the recG gene encoding ATP-dependent DNA helicase RecG has translation MAALEDINVTTLKGVGSALAGTLAKLGIHSLQDLLFHLPHRYEDRTRLIPIGSLHVGDVGVVEGEVVKSNLVMGRRRSLQVTVRDASGFLVLRFFHFNAAQKNQLTEGARVRCFGEVRPGRAGFEFYHPEYQVNPPPMPTPDKATLTPVYPLTEGIQQPRVRSLCQQALSYLDRYPVKEWLPEAILADFQMPGINEALRLVHAPPAGAPVPALVEGRHPAQQRLVMEELLAHQLSLLRVREQIQAREALALLPQGDLPEQFREQLPFRLTPAQERVLADIRQDLSQPLPMLRLVQGDVGSGKTVVAALAALQALSAGAQVALMAPTEILAEQHYLNFQAWLDPLGLPPAWLSGKVKGKARQATLERIARGEARIVIGTHALFQDDVTFDRLGLVIVDEQHRFGVHQRLALREKGAAGRQAPHQLIMTATPIPRTLAMSAYADLDTSVIDELPPGRKPIETIAIADARRDEVICRVEEACRAGRQAYWVCTLIEESEALQCQAAEVTAEDLRERLPGLKVGLVHGRLKAQEKAVVMQQFKDGILDLLVATTVIEVGVDVPNASLIIIENPERLGLAQLHQLRGRVGRGHEASFCVLMYHPPLSQNGKARLQVLRDSQDGFVIAEKDLEIRGPGEVLGTRQTGMMQFRLADFERDKGWIPIIREAAPSLMGDRYRVDALIRRWLGERIRYGDV, from the coding sequence ATGGCTGCACTGGAAGACATCAATGTGACGACTCTCAAGGGAGTCGGCAGCGCGCTAGCAGGGACGCTGGCCAAATTGGGCATCCATTCCCTGCAGGATTTGCTGTTTCACTTGCCCCACCGCTACGAGGACCGCACCCGCCTTATCCCCATCGGCAGCCTGCACGTGGGCGATGTTGGTGTGGTCGAAGGCGAGGTGGTCAAGTCCAACCTGGTCATGGGGCGCCGCCGCAGCCTGCAGGTGACCGTGAGAGACGCATCCGGCTTCCTCGTCCTGCGCTTTTTCCATTTCAACGCGGCGCAGAAGAATCAACTCACCGAGGGCGCCCGGGTTCGCTGTTTCGGCGAAGTTAGGCCGGGCCGAGCTGGCTTTGAGTTCTATCACCCGGAGTATCAGGTCAATCCGCCACCCATGCCCACGCCGGACAAGGCGACGCTGACACCGGTGTATCCGCTGACCGAGGGGATCCAGCAGCCCCGCGTGCGCAGCTTGTGTCAGCAGGCCTTGAGCTATCTTGATCGCTACCCTGTGAAAGAGTGGTTGCCGGAGGCGATCCTGGCCGACTTCCAGATGCCCGGTATTAACGAGGCCTTACGCCTGGTGCATGCGCCGCCCGCCGGCGCTCCGGTGCCGGCGTTGGTGGAAGGGCGGCATCCTGCCCAGCAGCGCTTGGTTATGGAGGAGTTGCTGGCGCATCAACTCAGTCTGTTGCGGGTGAGAGAGCAAATCCAGGCGCGGGAAGCCCTTGCCCTATTGCCTCAGGGCGATCTGCCCGAGCAATTTCGCGAGCAGCTGCCATTTCGGCTGACACCGGCGCAGGAGCGGGTGCTGGCCGATATCCGCCAGGATCTGAGCCAGCCTCTGCCGATGCTTCGGCTTGTGCAGGGCGATGTGGGTTCGGGCAAGACCGTGGTGGCCGCTCTGGCCGCCTTGCAGGCCCTCTCGGCAGGTGCTCAGGTTGCGTTGATGGCACCCACGGAAATTCTGGCAGAGCAGCACTATCTCAACTTCCAGGCCTGGCTTGACCCGCTGGGCCTGCCGCCGGCGTGGCTCTCGGGCAAGGTTAAGGGCAAGGCCCGCCAAGCGACCCTGGAGCGGATTGCCCGGGGCGAGGCGCGTATCGTGATCGGAACCCACGCGTTGTTTCAGGATGACGTGACGTTCGATCGCCTGGGCCTGGTGATCGTCGACGAGCAGCATCGCTTCGGGGTTCATCAGCGATTGGCTTTGCGGGAAAAAGGTGCGGCGGGTCGCCAAGCGCCCCATCAACTTATCATGACCGCGACGCCGATTCCGCGTACCCTGGCCATGAGCGCCTATGCCGACCTGGATACATCGGTTATCGACGAACTTCCGCCTGGACGCAAGCCTATCGAAACCATTGCCATCGCCGATGCCCGGCGCGACGAGGTGATCTGCCGGGTGGAGGAGGCTTGCCGCGCCGGTCGCCAGGCCTATTGGGTCTGTACGCTGATTGAAGAATCCGAGGCGCTGCAGTGCCAGGCTGCGGAGGTGACCGCTGAAGATCTCCGTGAACGCCTGCCGGGACTGAAGGTTGGGCTGGTACACGGTCGGCTGAAGGCCCAGGAAAAAGCGGTTGTCATGCAGCAATTCAAAGACGGCATACTGGATCTGCTGGTGGCCACAACCGTGATCGAGGTCGGGGTCGACGTGCCGAATGCCTCGCTGATCATTATCGAGAATCCCGAGCGTTTGGGACTGGCCCAATTACACCAGTTGCGAGGCCGCGTCGGGCGTGGGCATGAGGCGAGTTTCTGCGTGCTCATGTATCATCCGCCGCTGTCGCAGAACGGTAAAGCCCGGCTACAGGTGCTTCGGGATAGCCAGGACGGTTTTGTGATTGCCGAGAAAGACTTGGAAATTCGAGGCCCGGGCGAAGTCTTGGGAACGCGTCAGACCGGCATGATGCAGTTCCGTCTGGCGGATTTCGAGCGTGACAAAGGGTGGATACCGATCATCCGGGAAGCCGCCCCCAGCTTGATGGGGGACCGTTACCGGGTGGATGCGCTGATTCGCCGCTGGTTGGGTGAACGCATTCGTTATGGTGACGTATAG
- a CDS encoding exodeoxyribonuclease III encodes MRVVSISVNGLAQAIDRGFFDWLADQDADVVCVQDHRMRVYEFDDPRYVPEGYEAYFIDGEETEYGGVGIYTRHFPKAIIYGFANEIADREGRFIQADFDKVSVACVLAPCALGREEELIGENDLTVLDHKDDFMEGFGLHMQKTLRKRRQFIFCANLQTAHHVTDTSPRYHKLDVSGFLPHERAWLDRLFDEMGCIDAFREINKEGDQFTWWPEWAEGWRKHAGWRTDYQLTTPGIRKTIDDAWIDEETRFSDHAPIIVDYDIEIGF; translated from the coding sequence ATGCGGGTAGTATCGATCAGCGTCAATGGCCTGGCACAGGCTATTGACCGGGGTTTTTTTGACTGGCTGGCGGATCAGGACGCAGACGTTGTATGCGTTCAGGATCACCGCATGCGGGTCTATGAATTCGACGACCCCCGATACGTGCCCGAAGGCTATGAAGCTTATTTCATCGATGGCGAGGAAACCGAATACGGCGGCGTGGGAATTTATACACGCCACTTCCCGAAGGCCATCATTTATGGCTTCGCCAACGAAATTGCAGACCGCGAGGGGCGCTTTATTCAGGCGGATTTCGATAAGGTCAGCGTCGCGTGCGTGCTGGCGCCCTGCGCCTTGGGGCGTGAGGAGGAGCTGATCGGTGAAAACGATCTGACCGTGCTGGACCACAAGGACGACTTCATGGAAGGCTTCGGCCTGCATATGCAGAAGACGTTGCGCAAACGCCGCCAGTTCATTTTCTGTGCCAACCTGCAGACGGCCCATCACGTGACCGATACCAGTCCGCGCTATCACAAGCTGGACGTATCCGGCTTCCTACCTCATGAGCGCGCATGGCTGGATCGGCTATTCGACGAGATGGGGTGTATCGATGCTTTCCGCGAGATCAATAAGGAAGGGGATCAGTTCACTTGGTGGCCGGAATGGGCCGAAGGCTGGCGCAAGCATGCTGGCTGGCGTACGGATTATCAGCTCACAACGCCGGGTATCCGCAAGACGATAGACGATGCCTGGATCGATGAGGAAACCCGCTTCTCGGATCATGCCCCTATTATTGTCGACTACGATATTGAGATCGGTTTTTAA
- a CDS encoding YicC/YloC family endoribonuclease: MIRSMTAFARKDTEGEWGSLTCEIRAVNHRYLEPVFRLPEPLRELENQFRETVRGGLRRGKVEVGVRLQLAEQSSGGLKVNQLLAEEINNAANHINRILDNPAHINALDVMRWPGVLETAERDMEPVKQAASELVAATIDELVAVREREGERLRPLFETRLEEMSASVADVRKRMPELLKQQEQNLRDRFEAARIELDSDRLAQEMVMLAQKSDVAEELDRLDTHVSEVRETLSGDQAIGRRLDFLMQELNREANTLSSKSIDAEVTRVAVTLKVLIEQMREQVQNLE, from the coding sequence ATGATCAGAAGCATGACGGCCTTTGCCCGCAAAGATACCGAAGGTGAGTGGGGCTCGCTGACGTGTGAAATTCGCGCCGTCAATCACCGTTACCTGGAACCGGTTTTCCGCTTGCCGGAGCCATTGCGTGAGCTGGAGAATCAATTTCGCGAGACTGTACGTGGTGGACTTCGCCGCGGCAAAGTCGAGGTAGGCGTGCGGTTACAACTGGCCGAGCAAAGTTCGGGTGGATTGAAAGTGAACCAGCTCTTGGCGGAAGAGATCAATAACGCCGCCAACCATATTAACCGCATCCTGGACAATCCGGCTCATATTAATGCGCTCGATGTCATGCGCTGGCCCGGCGTGTTGGAAACGGCCGAGCGGGATATGGAGCCGGTCAAGCAGGCGGCCAGCGAGTTGGTTGCTGCGACGATTGACGAGTTGGTGGCGGTGCGCGAGCGCGAAGGTGAGCGCTTGCGGCCTCTGTTCGAAACCCGGCTCGAAGAAATGTCGGCGTCGGTGGCCGACGTTCGCAAACGAATGCCGGAACTGCTGAAGCAGCAGGAGCAGAACCTGCGTGACCGCTTCGAGGCCGCCAGAATCGAGCTCGACTCCGACCGTCTGGCCCAGGAAATGGTCATGCTGGCGCAGAAATCCGATGTGGCGGAAGAGCTGGACCGGCTGGATACCCATGTGAGCGAAGTGCGCGAAACCCTGAGCGGTGACCAGGCCATCGGCCGGCGGCTGGACTTCCTGATGCAGGAGCTCAACCGCGAGGCCAACACGCTGAGCAGCAAGTCTATCGATGCGGAGGTTACCCGGGTGGCCGTCACCTTGAAAGTTCTGATCGAGCAAATGCGAGAGCAGGTCCAAAACTTAGAATAA
- a CDS encoding sugar nucleotide-binding protein encodes MAINEPRILVVGCGALGSRIASDLSHDSQVFGLKRNIKTLPANVGPVKADLQDPASLAGTLPENLDAVIYCLTPNSYDDAGYEAAFVTGLGHLMGALQTANQSLKRLLFVSSTGVYQQDDDSWVDESSPTEPHRFSGRRLLEGEQLALRGPWPATVIRYSGIYGSTRRRFLQSVLDGKIAPPSPGPYTNRIHEEDAAAAAAHLIRRALAGQPLENCYLGSDSAPVRIDAIVEWIRHQVHCERPDEDARSQRRAGSKRCSNQRLRDSGFKFRYPGYKEGYGALIEAL; translated from the coding sequence ATGGCAATCAATGAACCACGCATTCTTGTCGTTGGTTGCGGCGCACTCGGCAGCCGCATTGCCTCGGACCTAAGCCATGACAGTCAGGTTTTCGGCCTCAAACGCAATATCAAGACGCTACCCGCGAATGTCGGGCCCGTCAAAGCCGACTTGCAGGATCCAGCCAGTTTGGCGGGCACGCTACCCGAAAATCTCGACGCCGTGATCTACTGCCTGACGCCCAACAGCTACGATGACGCGGGTTACGAGGCGGCTTTCGTGACCGGTTTGGGCCACTTAATGGGAGCGCTCCAGACAGCCAACCAATCGCTCAAACGTCTGTTGTTCGTCTCCAGCACCGGCGTCTATCAGCAGGACGACGACAGTTGGGTCGACGAGTCGAGCCCCACGGAACCACACCGTTTTAGTGGCCGGCGGTTGCTGGAGGGAGAGCAACTGGCGCTGCGTGGACCTTGGCCGGCGACCGTCATTCGATACAGCGGGATTTACGGCTCCACCCGGCGACGCTTTCTGCAGTCCGTGCTGGACGGGAAAATCGCCCCCCCGTCGCCCGGCCCGTACACCAACCGGATTCACGAAGAGGATGCCGCCGCAGCGGCGGCTCATCTTATAAGGCGCGCTTTAGCTGGCCAGCCACTGGAAAACTGCTACCTGGGCAGCGACTCGGCTCCGGTGCGCATTGATGCCATCGTCGAATGGATTCGCCACCAGGTACACTGCGAGAGGCCGGACGAGGACGCCCGCAGTCAACGGCGTGCGGGGAGTAAACGCTGTTCCAACCAGCGCCTCCGAGACAGCGGCTTCAAATTCCGCTACCCCGGATACAAGGAGGGCTATGGCGCACTGATCGAGGCCCTTTAG
- the gmk gene encoding guanylate kinase, whose translation MSEPVDKGTLFVISAPSGAGKTSLVAAMLEQDPVLCVSVSHTTRPMRPGEQDGVNYHFVKRETFQGMIGQEDFLEHAEVFGNYYGTSQRWVEETLDQGRDVILEIDWQGAVQVRRLNPNCVGIFIVPPSPESLRARLTGRGQDSEDVIERRLREAAEECSHALEFDYLVVNDRFESALEELLSIVRTQRLSVERQEVRHADLLAALVAGGTAYTN comes from the coding sequence ATGAGTGAGCCGGTCGATAAAGGCACGCTTTTCGTTATTTCGGCACCTTCCGGGGCTGGCAAGACCAGTCTGGTGGCGGCCATGCTGGAGCAGGATCCGGTGCTTTGCGTATCCGTATCCCATACCACCCGGCCCATGCGGCCGGGTGAGCAGGATGGCGTCAACTATCACTTTGTGAAGCGTGAAACCTTTCAGGGGATGATTGGGCAAGAGGATTTCCTCGAGCATGCGGAAGTCTTCGGTAATTACTACGGTACGTCCCAGCGCTGGGTAGAGGAGACCCTGGATCAGGGTCGGGACGTCATCCTGGAAATTGATTGGCAAGGCGCCGTGCAGGTTCGCCGGCTGAATCCCAATTGCGTTGGCATTTTCATCGTTCCACCGTCGCCGGAAAGTCTGCGGGCTCGCCTAACCGGCCGTGGGCAGGATTCCGAGGATGTGATCGAGCGGCGTCTGCGCGAAGCTGCTGAAGAGTGTAGTCATGCCCTGGAATTCGACTATCTGGTCGTTAACGACCGATTCGAGAGTGCGCTGGAAGAGCTGTTGTCGATCGTCCGGACCCAGCGGCTCAGTGTCGAGCGCCAGGAAGTCCGTCACGCCGATCTTCTCGCGGCGTTGGTTGCCGGTGGAACGGCGTATACAAATTGA
- a CDS encoding hydrogen peroxide-inducible genes activator → MTLTELRYIVTLAREKHFGRAAERCHVSQPTLSVAVKKLEDELGIPLFERSKSSIRVTETGSQIIEQAQRVLDQVGVIRDMAQNGKNQLNSPLKVGAIYTIGPYLFPHLLPELRRAAPEMPLFIEEGYTQDLRKKLRQSELDAIIIALPFEEPEVVTLPLYDEPFVVLLPAGHPLTKEKALTAEQLAQEQLLLLGPGHCFRDQVLESCPPLENAIAARATTSSGRPALVTEGSSLETIRHMVASGLGITVLPMSAATAMEYKEDILTVRPFVPPVPFRTVALAWRVTFPRPKAIDILSLAASQCRVIEKSDQALPLTAASA, encoded by the coding sequence ATGACCCTGACCGAATTGCGTTATATCGTCACCCTGGCCCGGGAAAAGCACTTTGGCCGTGCCGCCGAACGTTGCCACGTCAGCCAGCCTACCTTGAGCGTCGCCGTTAAGAAACTGGAGGACGAACTCGGCATCCCCCTGTTCGAACGTAGCAAAAGCAGTATCCGGGTGACGGAAACCGGCTCCCAGATCATCGAGCAGGCCCAGCGGGTATTGGATCAGGTCGGTGTTATCCGGGATATGGCCCAGAATGGCAAAAACCAGCTCAATTCGCCGTTGAAGGTCGGAGCGATCTATACCATCGGGCCCTACCTCTTTCCACACCTGCTGCCGGAATTACGCCGCGCGGCGCCGGAAATGCCCCTGTTTATCGAAGAAGGCTATACCCAGGACCTGCGAAAAAAACTGCGCCAGTCCGAATTGGACGCCATTATTATCGCGCTGCCCTTCGAGGAGCCGGAAGTCGTCACCCTGCCACTTTACGACGAGCCGTTCGTGGTCCTGCTGCCCGCTGGCCATCCATTGACGAAGGAAAAAGCCCTTACGGCCGAACAGTTGGCGCAAGAGCAGTTGTTGCTTTTGGGTCCGGGCCATTGTTTCCGGGATCAGGTACTGGAATCTTGTCCGCCGTTGGAAAACGCCATAGCCGCCCGCGCCACGACAAGCTCCGGACGCCCCGCGCTGGTCACCGAGGGCAGCTCGCTGGAAACCATACGTCATATGGTGGCCTCAGGTTTGGGCATTACGGTGCTACCGATGTCTGCGGCAACGGCGATGGAATACAAAGAGGACATTCTGACCGTTCGTCCGTTCGTGCCCCCAGTGCCGTTCCGCACTGTGGCGCTGGCCTGGCGGGTGACTTTTCCGCGGCCCAAGGCAATCGACATATTATCGCTGGCGGCCAGCCAATGCCGGGTGATCGAAAAGTCCGATCAGGCCCTGCCCCTCACCGCCGCTTCCGCCTGA
- the rph gene encoding ribonuclease PH, translating into MRPSGRAPEQTRDIRITRNYTKHAEGSVLIEFGDTKVICTASIDNSVPRFLKGTGKGWITAEYGMLPRSTGSRMGREAARGKQGGRTVEIQRLIGRSLRAAVDLSKLGEHTITIDCDVIQADGGTRTAAITGGCVALVDALNHLVAEGRLKTSPLIQMVGAISVGVYEGTTVVDLDYPEDSAAETDMNVIMTDRGGFIEIQGTAEGEPFAQEQLDDMLKLAKEGINYLFDLQKLALEQ; encoded by the coding sequence ATGCGACCCAGTGGACGTGCGCCTGAACAAACCCGCGATATCCGCATCACCCGCAACTACACCAAGCACGCCGAAGGTTCGGTCCTGATCGAGTTCGGGGACACCAAAGTGATCTGCACGGCGTCAATCGACAACAGCGTACCCCGTTTTTTGAAAGGCACCGGTAAAGGCTGGATTACCGCCGAGTACGGCATGCTGCCTCGCTCCACCGGCAGTCGTATGGGCCGCGAAGCCGCACGCGGCAAGCAGGGTGGCCGCACGGTGGAGATCCAGCGTCTGATTGGCCGCTCTCTGCGCGCCGCGGTCGACCTGAGCAAGCTGGGCGAGCACACCATCACCATCGACTGTGACGTTATCCAGGCCGATGGCGGCACACGTACCGCCGCCATTACCGGTGGCTGTGTAGCCTTGGTGGACGCGCTCAATCATCTGGTCGCCGAAGGCCGTCTGAAAACATCGCCGCTGATACAGATGGTGGGCGCAATTTCGGTTGGCGTCTACGAAGGCACCACGGTCGTCGATCTGGATTACCCGGAGGATTCTGCGGCGGAAACCGATATGAACGTGATCATGACCGATCGCGGCGGCTTTATTGAAATCCAGGGCACCGCCGAAGGCGAACCTTTCGCCCAGGAACAGCTGGACGACATGCTAAAACTGGCGAAAGAGGGCATCAACTACTTGTTCGACTTGCAAAAACTGGCACTGGAGCAATAG
- the rpoZ gene encoding DNA-directed RNA polymerase subunit omega: MARVTVEDCLDHVDNRFELVMLATKRARQLATKGHEPMVPEENDKPTVLALREIAEGRVDRALIRQEDEE, from the coding sequence ATGGCACGAGTCACTGTTGAAGACTGTCTGGATCACGTTGATAACCGTTTCGAGTTGGTAATGCTGGCGACTAAGCGCGCGCGTCAGCTTGCCACCAAGGGCCACGAGCCGATGGTTCCTGAAGAAAATGACAAGCCGACAGTGCTTGCTTTGCGCGAAATTGCCGAGGGTAGAGTCGACCGCGCTCTGATCCGGCAGGAAGACGAAGAGTAA